A window of the Thermodesulforhabdus norvegica genome harbors these coding sequences:
- a CDS encoding epoxyqueuosine reductase QueH, with translation MKKILLHVCCGPCTFYPLEKLRSNGWEVMAFFYNPNIHPYSEWLRRREALTEMAEAKGLRVIIRNDYPLEEFLRNVAFRESQRCTYCYTLRLEATARLAKKSGFDAFTTTLLYSKRQKHELAKNIAENAAAKYKIPFYYEDFRSGWKEGQRMAQESGIYRQQYCGCIFSEKERFYRVSSTGTPRKAS, from the coding sequence ATGAAAAAGATACTTCTTCACGTTTGCTGTGGTCCATGCACTTTCTATCCCCTTGAGAAGCTCCGATCCAACGGATGGGAAGTGATGGCCTTTTTTTACAATCCCAACATTCATCCCTACTCGGAGTGGCTCAGACGGCGGGAAGCGCTGACGGAAATGGCCGAAGCAAAAGGTCTCCGGGTCATAATAAGAAACGATTATCCCCTGGAAGAATTCCTGAGAAACGTTGCTTTTCGGGAGTCTCAGAGATGCACCTACTGCTACACCCTGAGACTGGAAGCCACGGCCAGACTGGCAAAAAAAAGCGGTTTTGACGCCTTTACGACGACCCTTCTTTACAGCAAGCGCCAGAAACACGAACTGGCCAAGAACATAGCCGAGAATGCAGCCGCAAAATACAAAATCCCTTTCTACTACGAAGACTTCAGGTCCGGATGGAAAGAGGGCCAGCGCATGGCTCAGGAGTCGGGCATATACCGCCAGCAGTATTGCGGCTGCATCTTCAGCGAGAAGGAGCGCTTTTACAGGGTTTCCTCTACCGGGACTCCCAGAAAAGCTTCCTGA